In one Nicotiana sylvestris chromosome 8, ASM39365v2, whole genome shotgun sequence genomic region, the following are encoded:
- the LOC104234452 gene encoding G-type lectin S-receptor-like serine/threonine-protein kinase SD2-5, whose product MGSWRFFYLVIIFLFFLFVPETCIASVQNIGSLNLGFQGSQMTWIDNDGLILVSNNSNFAFGFNPTKDVTLFLLVVIHVSSSTIVWSANRASPVRNSDNFMFDETGNAYLQSGGSTIWSTNTAKKGVSVMELKDSGNLVLLGKDGSIIWQSFSHPVDTILSGQELTQGMKLVSSPNNNNLSYSLEFKSGDMVISASFQPPQPYWAMGKDNRRTINQVGGDVTSAILDGNSWKIYDQKKVLLWQFIFSDNKDANATWVAALGNDGYITFSILQEGSSAASATRIPQDECSRPASCDPYFVCYSGNKCQCPSALPSCKFRIDSFCNKTKDPVELVDAGDSLGYFALGFVSPTAKTDLNGCKASCLGNCSCAAMFFDSSSGNCFMFDQIGSLQGSANGAGFKSYIKVSASQGNGNNGGGGKGRLPIIIGIVISTTFVILGLIYGSIRYQRRKNNKLPDSAKESSEEDNFLEGLSGMPIRFSYRELQNATNNFSIKLGQGGFGSVYQGVLADGTRIAVKKLEGVGQGKKEFRAEVSIIGSIHHLHLVRLRGYCAEGTHRLLAYEYMSNGSLEKWLFKKNKEFMLDWDTRYNIAVGTAKGLAYLHEDCDVKIVHCDIKPENVLLDDHFLAKVSDFGLAKLMTREQSHVFTTMRGTRGYLAPEWITNYAISEKSDVFSYGMVLLEIIGGRKNYDPSESSEKSHFPSYAFKMMEEGKLKDLIDRNLKVEEEDVRVSTAIKVALWCIQDDMSLRPSMAKVVQMLEGICTVPSPPTAAQMGSRLFSSFLKSLSGDATSSGTSAPSDCNSDAYLSAVRLSGPR is encoded by the coding sequence ATGGGGTCTTGGAGATTTTTCTATTTAGTTATCATATTCTTGTTTTTCCTATTTGTGCCTGAGACTTGTATAGCTAGTGTTCAGAATATAGGCAGTCTGAATCTTGGGTTTCAAGGGTCTCAAATGACTTGGATAGACAATGATGGGTTAATTCTTGTTTCCAACAATTCCAATTTTGCATTTGGATTTAACCCTACTAAAGATGTTACCTTGTTCCTTCTTGTGGTCATTCATGTGAGTAGCTCAACTATTGTTTGGTCTGCTAATAGAGCCTCCCCGGTTCGAAATTCGGATAATTTTATGTTTGATGAAACTGGAAATGCCTACTTGCAAAGTGGTGGATCAACAATTTGGTCTACTAATACTGCTAAGAAAGGTGTTTCTGTTATGGAATTGAAGGACTCTGGGAATTTAGTTTTGCTTGGGAAAGATGGTAGTATTATTTGGCAAAGCTTTAGCCATCCTGTTGATACAATCTTATCAGGCCAAGAGTTAACTCAAGGAATGAAACTTGTAAGCAGTCCAAACAACAATAACCTGAGCTATTCACTTGAATTTAAGTCAGGGGATATGGTTATTTCTGCAAGTTTTCAGCCTCCACAGCCTTATTGGGCTATGGGGAAAGATAATAGAAGGACCATTAATCAAGTTGGAGGAGATGTCACTTCTGCAATTCTTGATGGTAATTCTTGGAAAATTTATGATCAAAAGAAAGTGTTGCTTTGGCAGTTCATTTTCTCTGATAATAAAGATGCAAATGCTACTTGGGTGGCTGCTCTTGGAAATGATGGTTACATTACTTTTAGCATTCTTCAAGAAGGCTCCAGTGCCGCCTCCGCGACAAGAATTCCACAAGATGAATGTAGCAGGCCAGCATCTTGTGATCCGTATTTCGTTTGTTATAGTGGTAACAAGTGCCAGTGCCCATCAGCACTTCCATCTTGCAAATTTAGGATTGATTCCTTTTGCAACAAAACAAAAGATCCTGTGGAGCTTGTAGATGCTGGGGATAGTCTTGGATATTTTGCACTTGGATTTGTTTCTCCCACTGCTAAAACTGATTTAAATGGTTGCAAAGCCTCTTGTCTAGGAAATTGCTCGTGTGCTGCTATGTTCTTTGACAGCAGTTCAGGGAATTGTTTTATGTTTGACCAAATAGGAAGTTTACAAGGTTCGGCTAATGGTGCTGGTTTCAAGTCATATATTAAAGTTTCAGCTAGCCAAGGGAATGGAAATAATGGTGGAGGTGGAAAGGGACGATTACCTATTATCATTGGTATAGTCATTTCTACAACTTTTGTCATTCTTGGCCTAATTTACGGAAGTATCCGTTATCAGAGGAGAAAGAACAACAAGTTGCCGGATTCTGCAAAGGAGAGTTCAGAAGAAGACAATTTCTTGGAAGGTCTATCGGGGATGCCAATTCGTTTTAGCTACAGAGAACTTCAGAATGCAACTAATAACTTCTCAATAAAACTTGGGCAAGGTGGATTTGGTTCAGTTTACCAAGGGGTTCTTGCAGATGGGACTAGAATTGCTGTGAAGAAATTGGAAGGCGTTGGTCAGGGAAAGAAAGAATTTCGGGCAGAAGTTAGTATTATAGGCAGCATCCATCATCTTCATCTGGTGAGACTGAGAGGCTATTGTGCTGAAGGAACACACAGGCTCCTGGCTTATGAGTATATGTCCAATGGTTCTTTAGAAAAATGGCTTTTTAAGAAGAACAAGGAATTCATGTTGGACTGGGATACGAGATATAATATTGCAGTTGGTACAGCAAAAGGCCTAGCTTACCTCCACGAGGACTGTGatgttaaaattgtgcattgtgaCATTAAACCTGAAAATGTGCTTCTTGATGATCATTTCCTCGCCAAGGTCTCCGATTTTGGCCTGGCTAAGCTGATGACGAGAGAGCAGAGCCATGTTTTCACTACAATGAGGGGTACAAGAGGATATCTCGCGCCAGAATGGATCACAAATTATGCCATATCAGAAAAGAGTGATGTTTTTAGTTATGGGATGGTTTTGCTTGAGATAATTGGAGGTCGGAAGAATTATGATCCTTCAGAAAGTTCAGAGAAATCCCATTTTCCCTCGTATGCATTTAAGATGATGGAAGAGGGGAAATTGAAAGACCTTATCGATAGGAACTTGAAAGTTGAAGAAGAGGATGTGAGGGTTTCCACAGCAATTAAAGTTGCTTTGTGGTGTATACAGGATGACATGTCCCTTAGGCCGTCGATGGCTAAGGTTGTGCAAATGCTGGAAGGTATCTGCACTGTCCCTTCACCACCAACTGCTGCTCAAATGGGGTCGCGGCTTTTCTCAAGTTTCCTGAAATCACTAAGTGGGGATGCTACTTCATCCGGCACCTCTGCGCCATCAGACTGCAACAGTGATGCTTATCTTTCTGCTGTTCGACTCTCGGGTCCAAGATAG